One part of the Raphanus sativus cultivar WK10039 chromosome 7, ASM80110v3, whole genome shotgun sequence genome encodes these proteins:
- the LOC108814123 gene encoding CDP-diacylglycerol--inositol 3-phosphatidyltransferase 1, producing MGKKEERARPQMLSVYLYIPNIVGYMRVLLNCVAFAVCFSNKTLFSLLYFFSFCCDAVDGWCARRFNQVSTFGAVLDMVTDRVSTACLLVILSQVYRPSLVFLSLLALDIASHWLQMYSTFLAGKSSHKDVKDSTSWLFRLYYGNRIFMCYCCVSCEVLYIILLLIAKNQTENLLNVVVSTLTQISPLSFLLALTLFGWSMKQTVNIIQMKTAADVCVLYDIEKQQKKP from the exons ATGGGTAAGAAGGAGGAGAGAGCTAGACCACAAATGTTGTCTGTTTACCTTTATATACCTAATATTGTTG GGTACATGAGAGTTCTCTTGAACTGTGTTGCCTTTGCTGTCTGTTTCTCCAACAAAACACTCTTCTCCCTGCTCTACTTCTTTAG CTTTTGTTGTGATGCTGTGGATGGCTGGTGCGCTCGTAGATTCAACCAAG TTTCAACATTTGGAGCTGTTCTCGACATGGTGACAGATag aGTTAGCACAGCCTGTCTACTCGTGATTCTCTCTCAAGTCTACAGGCCTAGCTTGGTCTTCCTTTCGTTGCTTGCTTTAGATATTGCTAGTCATTGGCTTCAGATGTACAG TACGTTTCTAGCAGGGAAGAGCAGCCATAAGGATGTCAAAGACAGCACTAGCTGGCTTTTCAGACTCTACTATGGAAACAGGATCTTTATGTGTTACTGTTGTGTTTCTTGCGAG GTTCTGTATATCATCCTCCTCCTCATTGCaaagaaccaaaccgaaaatcTCCTCAAT GTCGTAGTTTCCACTTTAACTCAGATCTCACCACTCTCTTTTCTATTGGCTTTGACATTGTTCGGTTGGTCCATGAAACAAACAGTCAACATCATTCAG ATGAAAACAGCTGCAGATGTCTGTGTACTGTATGATATAGAGAAGCAGCAGAAGAAACCTTGA
- the LOC108814122 gene encoding glycerate dehydrogenase HPR, peroxisomal, with translation MAKPVAIEVHNPNGKYRVVSTKPMPGTRWINLLVDQGCRVEICHLKKTILSVEDIIDLIGNKCDGVIGQLTEDWGETLFSALSKAGGKAFSNMAVGYNNVDVEAANKYGIAVGNTPGVLTETTAELAASLSLAAARRIVEADGFMRAGLYEGWLPHLFVGNLLKGQTVGVIGAGRIGSAYARMMVEGFKMNLIYFDLYQSTRLEKFVTAYGQFLKANGEQPVTWKRASSMEEVLREADLISLHPVLDKTTYHLVNKERLAMMKKEAILVNCSRGPVIDEVALVNHLRENPMFRVGLDVFEEEPFMKPGLADMKNAIVVPHIASASKWTREGMATLAALNVLGRVKGYPIWSDPNRVDPFLNENASPPNASPSIVNSKALGLPVSKL, from the exons ATGGCAAAACCAGTGGCTATTGAGGTGCACAATCCTAATGGGAAGTACAGAGTCGTCAGCACGAAACCAATGCCTGGAACTCGCTGGATCAACCTTTTAGTCGACCAAGGTTGTCGCGTCGAG ATATGCCATTTGAAGAAGACCATCTTGTCCGTAGAAGACATCATTGATCTGATTGGAAACAAGTGTGATGGAGTCATCGGTCAG ttGACGGAAGATTGGGGAGAGACTCTGTTTTCAGCTCTGAGCAAAGCAGGAGGGAAAGCTTTCAGTAACATGGCCGTTGGTTACAACAACGTCGACGTCGAAGCCGCCAATAAGTATGGCATCGCCGTTGGTAACACTCCG GGAGTGTTGACTGAGACTACAGCCGAGCTAGCCGCTTCGCTTTCCCTTGCTGCCGCGAGAAGGATTGTTGAAGCTGACGGTTTCATGAGAGCTGGCTTGTACGAAGGATGGCTTCCTCATTT GTTTGTGGGGAACTTGCTTAAAGGACAGACTGTGGGAGTGATTGGAGCTGGACGTATTGGTTCTGCTTATGCTAGAATGATG GTTGAAGGGTTCAAGATGAATTTGATCTACTTTGATCTTTACCAATCCACTCGTCTTGAGAAGTTTGTGacag CTTATGGACAATTCTTGAAAGCAAACGGGGAACAACCTGTGACATGGAAACGAGCTTCTTCCATGGAGGAGGTGTTAAGAGAGGCTGATCTG ataaGTCTTCACCCTGTGTTGGACAAAACCACTTACCATCTTGTCAACAAGGAGAGGCTTGCCATGATGAAAAAG GAAGCAATCCTTGTGAACTGCAGTAGAGGTCCTGTGATAGATGAGGTAGCTCTGGTCAATCATCTGAGAGAAAACCCGATGTTTCGAGTTGGCCTTGATGTGTTCGAGGAAGAGCCTTTCATGAAACCAGGGCTTGCTGATATGAAGAATGCCATTGTTGTTCCTCACATTGCTTCTGCTTCCAAG TGGACTCGTGAAGGAATGGCTACGCTTGCAGCACTCAACGTCCTC GGAAGGGTCAAAGGATATCCAATTTGGAGTGACCCTAACCGGGTCGACCCGTTCTTGAATGAAAACGCTTCACCTCCCAATGCTAGCCCAAGCATTGTCAACTCAAAAGCCTTAG GATTGCCTGTTTCGAAACTATGA